Proteins encoded by one window of Rhodamnia argentea isolate NSW1041297 chromosome 6, ASM2092103v1, whole genome shotgun sequence:
- the LOC115734413 gene encoding zinc finger protein ZAT5 isoform X2, with the protein MDLEYPEEFLGAGHDHHSQIAKGKRTKRQRPASPGGEGGGGGDNGSALSPSSSGDNVVYSSAEEEEEDMANCLILLAQGDGRPSRIGCDHDGGKVGVFSGKKFSEVVATAAVGGGAAAAATARAGFYVYECKTCSRVFPSFQALGGHRASHKKPRSIADHDQKIKPCAGVVGSDVNEDEGEGQLGKISPPLSIHVASHKGLHQANKPKIHECNICGSEFTSGQALGGHMRRHRSAPSATTTSAEATGLTELPVAAAAIAGSEKPRNVLSLDLNLPAPPEDDHHHQQAHRRRETSKFQFATSQQPIILASPALVDCHY; encoded by the exons ATGGATCTTGAGTACCCAGAGGAGTTCTTGGGCGCTGGCCATGATCATCACTCGCAGATCGCCAAGGGTAAGCGCACGAAGCGCCAGCGGCCGGCCTCCCCG ggaggcgaaggaggaggagggggggatAACGGCTCGGCTTTGTCCCCGTCGTCTTCCGGCGATAACGTCGTCTACTCGAGCgccgaggaagaagaggaggacatGGCGAATTGCCTTATCCTCTTGGCGCAAGGTGATGGCCGTCCGAGCCGGATTGGTTGCGACCACGATGGCGGCAAGGTGGGGGTCTTCAGCGGCAAGAAATTCTCCGAGGTGGTTGCCACTGCCGCCGTCGGGGGCGGCGCCGCGGCCGCGGCCACCGCGAGGGCCGGTTTCTATGTCTACGAGTGCAAGACTTGCAGCCGCGTGTTCCCGTCGTTTCAAGCGCTGGGAGGGCACCGAGCCAGCCACAAGAAGCCCAGGTCCATCGCCGATCACGATCAGAAAATCAAGCCGTGCGCGGGGGTCGTGGGCTCGGACGTGAATGAAGACGAAGGCGAGGGGCAGTTGGGTAAAATCAGCCCGCCCCTCTCCATCCACGTGGCCAGCCACAAGGGGCTCCATCAAGCGAACAAGCCCAAGATCCACGAGTGCAACATATGCGGGTCCGAGTTCACGTCCGGTCAGGCCTTGGGCGGCCACATGAGGCGGCACAGATCCGCTCCGTCGGCCACGACCACAAGTGCCGAAGCTACTGGTTTAACCGAGTTGCCAGTGGCAGCAGCAGCCATCGCCGGCAGCGAGAAGCCGCGCAACGTGCTCTCTTTGGATTTGAACCTACCGGCACCTCCGGAGGATGATCACCACCATCAGCAAGCACACCGCCGCCGCGAGACCTCAAAGTTCCAATTCGCCACAAGTCAACAGCCGATCATACTGGCGTCACCCGCCTTGGTGGATTGCCACTACTGA
- the LOC115734413 gene encoding zinc finger protein ZAT5 isoform X1 encodes MDLEYPEEFLGAGHDHHSQIAKGKRTKRQRPASPCGAMTSCSSSGGGGGEGGGGGDNGSALSPSSSGDNVVYSSAEEEEEDMANCLILLAQGDGRPSRIGCDHDGGKVGVFSGKKFSEVVATAAVGGGAAAAATARAGFYVYECKTCSRVFPSFQALGGHRASHKKPRSIADHDQKIKPCAGVVGSDVNEDEGEGQLGKISPPLSIHVASHKGLHQANKPKIHECNICGSEFTSGQALGGHMRRHRSAPSATTTSAEATGLTELPVAAAAIAGSEKPRNVLSLDLNLPAPPEDDHHHQQAHRRRETSKFQFATSQQPIILASPALVDCHY; translated from the coding sequence ATGGATCTTGAGTACCCAGAGGAGTTCTTGGGCGCTGGCCATGATCATCACTCGCAGATCGCCAAGGGTAAGCGCACGAAGCGCCAGCGGCCGGCCTCCCCGTGTGGCGCTATGACCTCTTGCTCCTCgagcggcggcggtggaggcgaaggaggaggagggggggatAACGGCTCGGCTTTGTCCCCGTCGTCTTCCGGCGATAACGTCGTCTACTCGAGCgccgaggaagaagaggaggacatGGCGAATTGCCTTATCCTCTTGGCGCAAGGTGATGGCCGTCCGAGCCGGATTGGTTGCGACCACGATGGCGGCAAGGTGGGGGTCTTCAGCGGCAAGAAATTCTCCGAGGTGGTTGCCACTGCCGCCGTCGGGGGCGGCGCCGCGGCCGCGGCCACCGCGAGGGCCGGTTTCTATGTCTACGAGTGCAAGACTTGCAGCCGCGTGTTCCCGTCGTTTCAAGCGCTGGGAGGGCACCGAGCCAGCCACAAGAAGCCCAGGTCCATCGCCGATCACGATCAGAAAATCAAGCCGTGCGCGGGGGTCGTGGGCTCGGACGTGAATGAAGACGAAGGCGAGGGGCAGTTGGGTAAAATCAGCCCGCCCCTCTCCATCCACGTGGCCAGCCACAAGGGGCTCCATCAAGCGAACAAGCCCAAGATCCACGAGTGCAACATATGCGGGTCCGAGTTCACGTCCGGTCAGGCCTTGGGCGGCCACATGAGGCGGCACAGATCCGCTCCGTCGGCCACGACCACAAGTGCCGAAGCTACTGGTTTAACCGAGTTGCCAGTGGCAGCAGCAGCCATCGCCGGCAGCGAGAAGCCGCGCAACGTGCTCTCTTTGGATTTGAACCTACCGGCACCTCCGGAGGATGATCACCACCATCAGCAAGCACACCGCCGCCGCGAGACCTCAAAGTTCCAATTCGCCACAAGTCAACAGCCGATCATACTGGCGTCACCCGCCTTGGTGGATTGCCACTACTGA
- the LOC115734415 gene encoding 50S ribosomal protein L9, chloroplastic, producing the protein MTSPAAALSWSSSSRLYSFGGCSNEASESSDKRSLAMVVVAQKKANKTRKIILKEDMEDLGKKGQLLDVKAGFYRNYLLPMGKAQIVTPLLLKEMRMEEERIEAEKKRVKEEAQQLALMFETVGAFKVKRKGGKGKQIFGSVTAQDLVDIIKAQLQREVDKRIVVLPEIRETGEYIAELKLHPEVTARVRLNVFAN; encoded by the exons ATGACGTCACCAGCGGCGGCGCTCTCGTGGAGTTCCTCTTCGCGGCTCTACAGTTTCGGCGGTTGCTCGAACGAGGCCTCTGAGTCGTCCGACAAGAGGTCGTTGGCCATGGTTGTCGTTGCGCAGAAGAAGGCCAACAAAACTCGCAAG ATAATACTGAAGGAGGACATGGAGGACCTGGGGAAGAAAGGTCAGCTTCTGGATGTGAAGGCTGGGTTCTACAGGAACTATCTTCTTCCCATGGGGAAGGCCCAGATTGTCACTCCCTTGTTGCTCAA GGAGATGAgaatggaagaagaaagaattgaaGCTGAGAAGAAGAgg GTAAAAGAAGAAGCGCAGCAACTTGCTTTAATGTTTGAAACTGTTGGAGCATTCAAGGTGAAGCGAAAAggtggaaaaggaaaacaaattttTGGAAG CGTGACTGCTCAAGATCTCGTAGATATTATAAAGGCGCAGCTCCAGAG GGAAGTGGACAAACGAATTGTTGTTCTTCCAGAAATCCGGGAAACGGGAGAATATATCGCAGAGCTGAAGCTTCATCCGGAAGTGACCGCTCGAGTGAGGTTGAACGTGTTTGCCAACTGA